A stretch of DNA from Kwoniella mangroviensis CBS 8507 chromosome 1 map unlocalized Ctg01, whole genome shotgun sequence:
TCGAACTCcccctctttcctccttcgcTTAGCTTTTGGCGCTATAGACTGTTGGCCTAGCATTTCCGCCAAGAATTCATCGGCTGCGACGAACCATCACATCAGGATTAGGTGGAAGCTCATGCAGATCATCGTAATGTTGAAGCTGGTGACTTACCCCCCTCAAGCTTGATTCCCCTCCTCATCCCCGGAGCTCTGGTCTTCCAcccttcgtcttcttcctctgcctcctgttcattctcttcttcttcaggctTGGCAGCGGCCTCTAATCCTCCAGGTAAGAAGGGTGCATagcttccctttcctctAACGAAATTCTGTAGAGATCCTGGTGCTCGGGTTGTCGAAGAGGATAATGTAGGATGAGCAGGTGGTTTGGGTGCTAGACCTTCTCGCCAATGGGTGAAAGTACCGTCTATACCCTTGTACGAAGGTGAGACAGTATGTGTTTGGTAAAGTGGTCTCAGCGTCAGAGGTGGGATCGGCAGTTCTACTGGAGGTTGACTAGAACGATCGTCAACATCAGTCCGACGACTGGATCCCTGATCGACGGACGGAAGTTTCACTTACACCTGCCATCTCCAAAGCTCATCACCTTGTAAATTATCCACAGGAGCTagcacctccttctccagcagTTCCAATGCTCTTTCCCTGCTCAGTGGTCCATCGATCCCTAGAGCTGACGCGAGTTCTTCACTTGAGAGTGCATCGCTCGACGAAGGGTGTCCAGCTGTGTGCAACAACTCGAGGAACGCAGCGTCGGCGAGTGActcgtcttcttctacaGGCATGACGATCTTGGATCTCTTCTATCGGCTGCAAGATGGTCCTTTGAAGCTGAGCAGAGGACAGATGAATGATTCAAGAATTCGATGAAATTCATCTGAAATGTATGGATGGTTTCGTCATAGACGTATCGTGCATCGGGTATTCGTTACGTAAGCACTTTGCCACCTCTCATTCGCAAATGCTCAAAACATCTCGAAAGGTGCTGAAAGAgcaaagaagttgatcatctatcagcttGCAGTGTTCAAAACATCGACAattcatcaagaagaaaaatgTCGGCTACGGCTACAGTAGCACccaagaggaagttgaggcCCGCTCGAAAGCAAGTCGCCGAGGGAGAAGTAGACAAGAGCGAGGCTATTCAACCGGGGAAAGAGTACAGTAAGTCACTTCGACCCCCATGAGTAATCACGTACTTGCAGCTGACTGAATCATATAGATATATGGTATAACAAGTGGGCAGGAGGGGATAAAGAAGATGCTTTGGCAAAGTGAGCTCATCTCAAACCGTCGAAAGCATGGCCATACGCTCACGCAGATGTGCTACGCAGTAAAACATTATCTCAGACACGATGTATAATAGCTAGAGACGCTGGATATACTAGAGCGGATGCTACGGGTAACAAGTATTGTTGTTTGTTCTTCGCCAGAGGATGTTGTCCATATGGGTAAGTGATCCTTTGACCGTGTCACCCTTGTCCCGGCCGTCTCGCTGACTCGTGGTGGGTGCGATAGACATGAGTGTAATTACCTTCATCGattacctttacccaatcGTAAGTCTCCTTCGCCTTGTTTCATATATGGTAATGGCGCTGACGTTCATTGTTGACAGATGTACTGCCAGACAATTCTCGAGACTGTTTCGGAAGGGAGAAACACGGTGATTACAGGGATGATATGGGTGGTGTAGGATCCTTCAACCGAGTGAACAGGACATTATACGTTGGGAAAATACATGAAAGTCCAGATAAGAAGCAGACTGAGGAGACGCTCCTGAGGCATTTTGGAGAATGGGGGAAGATATTGAGATGTGAGCTAATCCCTTATCAACCACTGGCATGAAAGCTTCAAGCAACACTAACAAAGAGGATTTGGATAATTTAGGGAATATATTGTATAATCGAGGAGTAGCGTTTGTGATGTATGACTCGGAGTTGAATGCTCAATTCGCAAAAGAAGCTATGGCGAATCAGAgtatggatggtgatgagataTTGAACGTTAGGTAAGCTTAACAATCTTGTGCTGTTGAGATAATCCTTTCATAGTACGGAGTGCTAATCTAATCATGTCACACATGTAGATGGGCAACGGAAGATCCTAATCctggagagaagaaggccGAAGCTAGGCGTATCGAAGATATGGGACAGAAAGCCATTGCAGGAATGTTGGACGAAGGTTTGGTGGAAGCAGCACAAACAGTTAgagcattggaagaaggCGACGAACAGGACTTTTATCATATCGAACATTCGAAGgataacgaagaagatgaagaagaattacCTGAACAGCCCAGCGACGAAGATGACaaagagcaaagaagacCAATAAAGAAAGTTAAAAATACCAATGGAGGATTCTTCGATGCGGACGCACTGGATAATCTCAAATTCTATGCTGAACTGGCTAAGAAGCAGGCgctggaagatcaagaaagagtcaaggaaaggaaagtgCCAGCGAAACCCGCCGGGATGGCTTCGCTATTGGGTGGATATGGAAGTGGGGATGACAGTGACTAATTGAGATGTACCTTGTAAACAAATAGCATAATGCAAAAATCTCCATAGTTTACATCGGTAAATTCCACCATCCTCCCTGACCCGGGCTGACAATCAGTGAGAACACGAGCAAATGCATCACTTAAATGGATATGACGTACTTATCTATCAACATTCATAAAGAGGAAGGTCAATTACTGCTTATCGAATGCACCTAATTTTGATACATCAGATATCATGTAAACATTCTTCGGAGAACATAAATCCAGAAAATCACGATCTATCTTGGATGATCATCcgggaaaaggaaaagaatgACCCATCGGGCTCCACCGTCTCAACAGTTATCTCTGGGGCAGCTCTTTGATCCTCAACATCGTCTGACAACCCTGTTTGACCTAAAAGACAACTTCAGCATGGACTTTGAGATACTTGCGGTAGAGCTAATTTTTACCCTGTTGCTCTTCATCCATAATGGTGAAGCCACTGGGTACTCCAGATGTGTGAAATTCGTGGTCTTGCAGTATTCGAAGATATTCGAGGGAAAGATAGATAAACATTCCCGGACGATACCCACCATCTGTGTCTTCTGGAAATTAATCTCCAAGCACTCAGCCGAAAGTCAGCTATGGATGTCATGCATATGTAACAAGTTACCAATTGGATCTCTCTCAGCATCTTCTTTCACCCCTGTTTGAACCGCTTTCGATTCTGTGAATGATTTTCTGATCACTCTTTCCAAATCGAGCTCTTGTTAACGTCGAGAGGCGGCGGTACTCTTTTGGCAATCTCTGATTACCGCTCGTGCTTCGGGTGCTCGAGCAGTGGACGATAGAGCTCCAAAAGCGTCAGCAAAATTTTCATAAATGTAAATACTGATGAGcttgctcaccttgaacttCAGGTTGAGGCGTTCCCCTATCATCTGCAAATAATATCAGATCAAGCGACTACCTCTCTGTTAGGTCACATACTCACCCGGAGCGTACTCTCACCCTTTGACCGTCCTATTGGGATCGACGTCTGTAGCTCTTGAATGTCTTGCATGTCTAGATATCGTGGTGACGCTTTCTTCTGAAGCAGGAGAAGCCTGGGAAGCTTGAGCCTGACTTCTTGTTATACGTTTAGGAGGCATACTGTATCCTTTCCACAAGCAAcacagaaaaaaaaaaacatttCAAGTCAGCATTGATCCTGTACAAGGAATTTCTGAACCAGAGCTGGATGTTATACCATGACAGTCTCCACTTTCCAACATGTACTGTCTTTCAGAAAAAGACCTTTACTCAGCATGAGAGGATCTTGGCTCATCGTACTGTAGCACGGCAAAATACCGGACGTGTCTTCTATCCCGTAACGGTTCGATAGCAAAGAATGAACGAAATGTTCTGCACTGAAAAAGTACTTGGGACAAGGCAAGTCACTACCTTGCAGGCGCATATACGAAGGATTTGGCTTCTCTTTTCGCCAAGGACGTATCAGGGAGCAATCGGTGAAGTTTCACTCGTGCCAACCTTCGAGTTGCATCCCACACGGTTGTCCCTGGATTGTGCGGGGAAGACTTCTTGGAAGGCGTGACTCCTTTGCTTCCTCTCTAAGGTACTGACCATCTAAAAAAAGGACTTCGAGAGTACAATCCGTTCTGTTACCTATATCCCACCGAGGTGAGCTTATTCATTGACGGTAAGGCTGACAAATGGTCACaatggatgaagacgaagacagTCAACCACGCGCCCGAATCTGAGAATGAGTTTCGTCCGTTACTCTTTCCGCACTGATGTTCACGTTTCAGGAAAGATTGTTAGAAGAACTGGAATTCTGGGGCAAGAAAACATGAAATGTCAAGATAGGTAGTGAAAAGGATTCAATGAATTGCTCCAATATGTACTGTATTGGTCTTTCATCGAACTCGAAAGGTTGAGTAAATCATTCATAGCATATCGTTCTGCATTTGGTTGGTGTACATGTATTCCATCACTTCAATCTTTCACTGCTTGCATGCCTTAAGTCTCATacgatcaagctcaaactcaGATCTCAGCTTCGTTATAGTCATTTCCCTTCGCACCTCTATCGTCAGCTTGTTGGCCGTAGACCTGGACATCGTGAAGAGAGAATCAGCGTGTGATCAAAGTCGAGATGACTCGATGTGAGACCATCCTGAAGAAGGCAGTATAGCAGATAAGACACGTAAGGTGTAAACTCACGTTCTGATTTCTACAACATccaagatgatgaaacaaCATCAAATACTATCAGCAACCTCCCTTATGACCCAAGGATGCCAGTATAGACTTACAATCTCCTAGcgttctcttcctcatcatcaccttccttcctaTATCCAGGAGTGGAATAACCAGTTTTGATACCTTCTCTGTGGTCATCGTCATTGCCGTAAACTCCACCGGGGTTCGCATGGTTATCATGATCGGTACCCATCTGGTTTTGCCTTGAGAAAGAAAATCCTTGGGCGTTCTTGCCGTATCCTCCTGTTGCTGTGCCTATGAGGTGATCCGGAGAGTCAACACTTATATCTTACATACCAACATCGGTCAAAACAAACAAGACAAACAAGACGACCATCAACGCATAGTATATGCGAAGTAGATCACTCTACATCATATAGAGTACATCCTATCGAAACAGTACATGTTGTATGTAAATCGATCAAGTCACTTACTATCCCCTACATCCATACCTTCATAATCACTTTTCTTCTCCgcttttttctcttctaaCGCTCCGCCTAATCCTTGTCCAGTAACTTCTCCGaatctcttcccttcttgatTATCACCTGTAAAACCACCTCCGAAACCTTTACCGGTCACAGCACCGAATTGACCTTCTTGTCCGAATTGACCTGGTTGACCGGGGTTGCCTTGATGATCGAAGGATGGAGCGTCAGCTTGAGGATCACCAGTGGGTTGATCTCCTATTCATCATAGCGTATATCAGCTGTTGCTCTCCTCTCATGACTAGTCATTCAACAGGTAGATCATGGAAAAGGCCCAGGATGACATGAGACtggccaactcacctccgaAAAGCTGTTGTTTCAATCCTTGTCCCTCGCCGCTGTTCAAGTATTGTCTGGCGTTATCGATGTTCTGCAATAGCGCACAAAGAGAGTCAATCATCAGCCTTGTAACCTGTCCATACTGCTCATCGGACTATCTCGTTCTCCATCACCAAACCGATTCCTTTGTTCCGTTCCCTCAGAAGGATAGCAGTAGCAGGACCTCCCCTATCGTGATTATTTTGAGGTCTTGGGAAACAGATCAGAGTACTCACTCCTTCCATGTTGATTAAGTGCTGATTACTGGTCAGTTTCAACTGATGTATGCAATGGTagtgatactgtatatatatatatatatatatgtatatacgGTGATGTGAATCAGTAGCTGGCATTCCATTCCTCACTCAGCTTGACACGCactatcaccttcaccaacGCGAATGACGTAATGCCTTACAATCGTAGGAATATCtcatttcatcagctgaatgcATCAAGCCATGTGGATCTGATCCCGGCGGCTACGGCTAACATGTCCCAGTAACCGGATGAGAACCAAGCGTTTACGaggtgagattgatggatgcaGAGATAAGGATCGAGCATCTTAAGCGCTCAGTAAGTATAGTCAACACCCTCAAAAATATATAACGACCAATGTTTGGGTGAGACTGGCATGTAGCAGGGATAGAGGTCGTGATCACGTAGCAGTAACAACAGCAGTGAGGTAACAACAACGCCGACCATGCCAGATAACTTACCGATCATAGATCCCCTTCCATACCTCCCTCCCTCTTCACTATTACAGCATCTTACCCCACTATCCTCCTCCGACCTGATATCAAGTAGAGAAGCTACCGCCAAGAAGATTCATGCAGCATGTCGAGATATAGGATTCTTCTATTTGAAAGTCGACGCTTATCTCActaaagaagagatgaaagaggtttTAGAGCTAGGTAGGGAGTTCTTCCATCGACCGAGGGACGAGAAGGAAAGTATAGGTTTGGAAAAGAGTGATGGCGTGAGAGGTAAGTATGATGATCTCCCTTTCCTATGTTACACATTCATTTAAGTAGTCAACCACAATCATCGAAACGATAGGATACCAAAAACTGCATCAGAACATAACAAAAGGTAAAGTCGATCATCACGAGGGACTAGACCTCTACGCTCCTTCACCATACACCAAATCTACCCAGGACAACGATGATCCAAAATTAAATGGAATTGGTGAAAGAAAGTTCAAACATCTGGACGGACCTAATCAATGGCCTAGTCAACCAGAATCGTTCAAACCGAAATTAGAACAGTGgatagagaagatgaaagtcCTCGGATGGGCTGTGATGCACGCCATGGCCGATGGATTGGGCATGACCTcggaggaatgggatgaactAGGAGGGATGGTAAATGATAGTTTCTGGGTAATGAGGGTTATCGGTAAGTCAAATTAAACTCCTCCGGAACttgctgatatgatctgcTTACAACCTCATAGGATATCCCCCTTTACCTAATGGTGCAGATGGTATCTCATGTGGTGAACATAAGGATTATGGATGCTtgacgtgagtgatcttaAAGGTCTATACGGCTAGGTCTCCTACGACTCTACTCCTACATGGATCCTTTAGGCTGTTACGTTCCCCCCTTGGTGTTCGTTCTGTAATGTTAGATTCTGATACTGCGCATTTCGTCTTAGTCTCCTGCACGCCgatccaatcccatcctctcttcaAGTCCTCTCGAAATCAAACCAATGGATCAACGCCGACCCCATCGAAGGCTGTATAATCGTGAACATAGGCGAGATGTGGGAAATCTGGACAGGAGGAATGTACCCATCGACTTTACATCGGGTTATACATAAATCACCCACATACAGGGTATCTATACCGTTCTTCTACGAGCCCAACTTCAATGCCAGAGTAAGACTGCTGGGAGCTGCTGGGAGGAAagccaaggaagaaggtatcgaagTGGAGGAGAAGGTCGAAGTGGTTTATGGGGATTTCTTGTTGGGTAAAGTTAGTGGGAATTTCAAGTATTGAATGAATCACGTGCAATATTACGTAAATGAATGGCACGCGTCTAGATCTACTAAAGTCTTAGTTTGAGTGGATGAAATGAAGAGATCCaatgatatcatgatgatgaggagcTATCAACAAGCAGCCATGAGCATATAGTACAGTTTGGCAGATACCCCGTAAATAGAGTGTGATACCTCCGTCTATCCACAGAAGAAAACATGGGAGCTACAAGCGATAGTGAAGACGACCACGAGCTACTGTCTTACGGCcaaccttcatcctcctcaaccgacaatcattcccattctcaacCACTTCTGTCCGATGGTGAATCGTCCTCCTCAAGTAGATCACATCGACATTCATCTTTCCACAGGAGGTACCCAACACTGCATTATGTGGTGAAGAAATGGTGGAAACCGCTGTTCGCAATATcacttcccttctttcttttaTTCGTCTATGCCTTGATACATCCCCATGTCAAGGGTTTACCACCATTACCGAAAGTACATTTCTCATCCGGATCGAGCTCGGAACTATTACCTGAGAAGATAtacgaagagaagatagtgGAAGGATGTACGTGTGGTGTAACGGATGAAGGACGTAGATTGTGTGATGTCTACAACGAGGAGGGACTGAGGAATAGTAGATTGGTTCAAGGATCTGGAGcaaggatgagaaggatgttaCAGAAGGCTAGAGAGGGGGAAGCACTTAAGATCGGTGTattgggtggaagtggtATGTCTAACAAATCTACAAATCTACAATGATCACATATTCTTAAGAGTATAAGTAATCGCTAATTCATTCGTCAACCACTGTAGTATCCGCATGTCACGGTGTCCACCCAAGTGCGGACTACCCACAAGGTGATCCAGCTGGACCAGGATGTTATACAACATTGTTGAAACAGTGGTTCCAAAATACTTTTCCAGATGTGCGTTACTTCTAACATCTCAATCCTGCCAATATACATCGGCACCAGTAGATAAGATTATATCGAGGCTGATCATGGGTGCATACAAACCGATTTAGGCGGATCATGAGTTCATGAATGGTGCTATAGGTGGTATGGACTCGAGCTACTACGCTTTCTGCGGTACACATCATACAGCGACAGATACAGATCTGATAGTGTTAGAATtcgatgtgaatgatcaAGCGTGAGTTGAGATTTAAATTTCAGCATAGCATACCGATCCTATCATAGATCGTTCATTGTCCAATTACCCTCAACTTCTGGTAGATGCTAATTAGGCCATACGATCATACTATAGAGATCTCCTGTATCAAGCATTTTTCGACCAACTTCTCCGAGCCTTATCAGAATTCACGACTCAACCTGCCATTCTCATACTGGGAGCATGGAGTCCTCAAGtagctcaagatcaaggatatgGTGATCCCCAAATTGTTCATGCACCCATTTCGCTCTACTACGACGTGCCGTAcatatcgatgaagaggttgatgttCAACCATTATTTGAGGTTCCCCAAATCGACTGCTGAGGCGTTCTTTCAACCGGATTTGGTACATCCCAAAGCACGGGGTCATGTGAGTGCACCCTCTTGCATCCCCTTTCTCTTCGTAAACGATGTACCCATCTCGAGATCTTCTCAAGGACAAAGGAATCATTTCTgatctttgtctttgttaCCACTCCAGCGCATACTAGCCGATCTCCTCATATCATACCTAGAATCCGAATTATGCATGTTGACGCACTACGGCCTACCTGTCATACCCTCTATATCAGAAACCATATCGACCTCCGAGCCATTCTCGGATTTCATTGATATACCATTCCCTCTCGATACACTTCACCTAATTGATCCAATCACTCCACCACCAGGATGGGAAGCTACCTTTGATACTGAACCATTggaaaagttgaaattggAAAACAGGAAATTCGTCTTACCTACTACACCATATTTCGTACCTCCCGTCGGGATCTTCACTCCTCTTAGAGAAGTCGTCAACCCGATGAAGGAAGATCCAAGTTCGGGTAAACATATAACGGGACTGATACAGCCTGAATTGTTCTGTGCGGATGCGAATGATAAAAAGAATCCTATGAAACCTACTAGCTCGGAGGGATGGAAACCTTTTGTGTGGAATGGGGAAAAACATTACTGGGTTTCTGATACGCCTGGAGCGAGGATTAGGGTGGAGATCAAAGTGACtgctggaaggtgagtgatggactTTCGCACACTCTGTTAATTCAAGTTTTATACTAGACTATACTTGCTAACATCCTCCTGCTATGACTTTGCAGAGTCGCTGTCTACTATTTCCGAAGTCAGCATTATAATCTTGGTGATGCTAGATGCTGggtggatgataatgagaaAGGAGCAGTTCATCTAGCAGGGTATTGGAAGAAACAGTATAACGTCGCTATGTGTGTGGCCAAATTATTGATCACCTCTGTCATTCCGTGTTCTATGGCTGATCTCTCATGAATAATACAGCGTCGCATAtatagatgagaaagtcaCTCCGGGTGATCATTAGTGAGTCAATAATTTCAGTCGGTGTTTCGTATGAAAGCTGATGGATCAAATGATTTCTCGCTCAGCGTTACATGCGAAGTAGCCCAAAACACCTCGCACCCCACCAACCCCGATGCTCATCATTTCAGATTAACAGCTATAATGGCTACATAGATGGATGGTAGAGTAGAATGGCTAGGCTTGGCCAGATctcatgtatatatgtatagttAATTAGATGGTTTGTCATGGCATTCTTCTTGCATTGGTTGTTCAATCAGTCAGTAGTCTAAAAGAGCGGGAATGTTCGGGATGGTTGGTGATCGACAGCACGTAATCGGTCATGACCGAGCGAGATATCGTCTTCCCTCGAAGGATATAAAGTAAGTAACGTTGATGTGTGATAACTTGTACTCATCAATTCTTCACCAATAGGATCAATTATTCAGCACTTTTACTAtcatgtcttcttcttcttcgcctctacaatatatcaagatcaacggTGCCGATCTGGCTTACAGGGAAGCGGGCGATGTCTCAAATCAGTTGTTTATAACGCTTCACGGTGGAAGGGGATTCGGTAAGTCCAGATCAAATCTCTCTGCGTTTACACTTTTCTTCCGTGGGTCGCCATGATCAGAATTCCATGATTATGGTTTTGTATTAAGTGCCATGATCGACTGACTATGACATACTATGATTTAGGCTCTCACGAATCTGACTTCTCAGCTTATCTACCACTCTCAACTACCCACCACATCGTTTCCTTCGATTTCAGAGGCCACGGTCAATCATCCCATACACCTCCGTACACATTCTCACAATTAGTGGACGATATCGAGTCTTTTCGACAGAATCTCGTCGCGAAGTATAACAAGAGAGAAACCAAAGCGGTAATATGCGGAGGGAGTTTTGGGGGATATCTGGCTCAACAATATGCGATCACGTATCCTGGGGGATTAAGTCATCTGATATTGAGAGGTACTGCACCATCCTATGAGCGTGAGTATTCTCATCATACTTGATGATAATCTTAAACCATCTACTCTCTGACTCAAATTCACAAATACCTGATATCGTGGATCTTTCCTGTACAGATGAAACGGAAGCTATGGAGGTTCTCGAACAGCGTTTATCCCGCGCACCACTGGCATcgctcaacttcctcaaaAAGGTCTTTAGCTCATTTGTAGATGACGACGAGATGCGTTTGGTCATGTTCGCTATCGGACCTCTGTACTCTGAGGCAGAGTACGATGCTGATATAGGGTTGGAGAGGGCAAGAAGTATGAGATTAAGTGCTAAAGTACATAGTGAGTGGTCATCATCCTACTCACACAGAGTATCGTCCATGAAGTCTTCCACAGGGTGCTGATCACCAAAACTGCTGTAATTTTTGATAGACGATTTGTACTCGGAACAAGAGAAGTACTTCGATTATAGACCCAAgttgaaagatatcaaagcaAAGACTCTGATAGTGGTCGGTCATGAAGATTGGATATGTCCTCCTAGTGAGCTTTCCCTCTCGCTACATCTGGAGTCCTGCAGACTGATCGTGAGACTTTGTATGAATTAGGCCAATCCGAGTTGATACATCAGGGTATACCTGGTTCCCAACTGCTTATCGTATCCAATGCCAATCACTCGGTACATCAggagaagaacgaagaagTCATAGCTGCCACACGGAAGTTCTTATCATGAGACAATGTGAACCTATACGATATTTGTTTGATACAATCATTCATGATAGGCTTTTAACCAGTAAGACGACGATGAGACGAAGCAAATGAGCAATGGATCACACTAATACCAAAGATTCCAGATGCTAACCTATCTAAAAGTTATATATTTAACCCTTGAATTTATATTTAGGTACACCTTTAACGCCCACATTATATTTGAACAAATgacctccatcatcctctgaatTCTTATTCGGTCTCTTGTCCGTTGCAGAAGCGATATAGAGTGTATCGTGATTAGGTCCACCCCAGGAGGTACAAGCCATATTCCTAGCCGTGAATTTGATGTCTTTCAGATGTTTACCTTCTGATGAATAAACCATAACTCTCGAACTCGCCCACATGGCGATGTACAAATCCCCTTCAACAGATACAACCATAGCGTCCGGTTCACCTCCGAGATTCCTTCGATCGATGAATAGTCGCTTGTTGGATAGTGATCCAGTGAGAATATCGAAATCGTAGGCGAATATCGTTTAGATACACTACGAGTAcaaatcaaatcagtcaGCCACCTTTCGTCCTGAAAATTGGCCTTCAAGTGCCCAGCCTTGTATGGCGAAACACCACTCACTAGTCTTATTATCAGGACTCCAAGCTAATCCATTGCCACATACCAATCCCTTCTCCATCAAATGCAATGACCCATCTGGGTCGTATCTCCACAATCTACCAAGAGGTTCACCATAATCTTGAGGTAATCTACCCATACCTAGACTCAAGGCTTTACGATCAATCTCAGCTAACCAAAATCTACCCATTACATCCACACCTCCATCATTGAACCTTCTTATACTCCTTTCATCTTGAGGTATAATCTCTTTGTGTATCTCCAATTTTCCAGTCTCCTCATCTAAAAAGGCTACACCGGCAAAGTACGCACAGATGTATCCAGGCTTCTTCTCTCGGAAGAATTGCACTGTGACTGATTCTTCCAATTGAAGTATACGCGGCTGACCATCTTGAGATGAAGCAGATAATTCCCCTGTAGTCGGGTCAAGCTTGAGGATATGTAATTCGGCAGGTTCTTTCAAACAATCTACATAGTGTAAAGTTGAATCTTCAGCTCGGTAGATTGGAGCTTCTCCTAGCACCATAGGAGTTTTAAGTCGAAGCCatggtccaccaccttcgatTTGGGGTACGTCAACTTCCACATTGTCGGGATACAGATCCTATATTGGTCTCAAACATCAGTACACCTCACCTCCGAACTCTGGACTCGACGATTGTGTGAGCCGACCCACCTCCATAGCAACATCAGCCGGATGTCTACCAAACTGAACCGCCACATAAGTACACATATCTTTAATCTACTTTCTCGCCATGTCCAATAAGTTACCCCATTC
This window harbors:
- a CDS encoding pre-mRNA-splicing factor CWC2 — protein: MSATATVAPKRKLRPARKQVAEGEVDKSEAIQPGKEYNIWYNKWAGGDKEDALANKTLSQTRCIIARDAGYTRADATGNKYCCLFFARGCCPYGHECNYLHRLPLPNHVLPDNSRDCFGREKHGDYRDDMGGVGSFNRVNRTLYVGKIHESPDKKQTEETLLRHFGEWGKILRWNILYNRGVAFVMYDSELNAQFAKEAMANQSMDGDEILNVRWATEDPNPGEKKAEARRIEDMGQKAIAGMLDEGLVEAAQTVRALEEGDEQDFYHIEHSKDNEEDEEELPEQPSDEDDKEQRRPIKKVKNTNGGFFDADALDNLKFYAELAKKQALEDQERVKERKVPAKPAGMASLLGGYGSGDDSD